AATCTGCCACTTTAAAAAACGGCGCTTCCGGGTCTTTATTGATAACCACTATTACCTTTGAAGAACTGATACCTGCCAGGTGCTGAATAGCACCTGAAATTCCTATCGCAATATACAAATTTGGACTGACAGCTATACCAGTTTGTCCAACATGTTCGCTATGTGGCCTCCATCCTGCGTCAGATACCGGTTTTGAACAGGCTGTAGCTGCGCCAAGCAAATTGGCCAGTTCCTCTATCATACCCCAGTTTTCGGGGCCTTTTAACCCACGTCCGGCAGATACAACTATTTCGGCATCAGGCAACGAAACTTTATCAGTAGCACGAACAATCTCTTTAATTATCGCCTTAAAATCCGATTCTTTGGTTGCTGCCGCAAAATCTTCCACTTGCGCGGTGCCGCCGGTTTCTACAACTTTATAGGAATTTGGAATAAGGGCGATAACCTTATTTGCCGAGTTTAACTCAACTATCGCGAAAGCCTTACCCGAAAAAGCTGTTTTTTTTACCCTGAATTTACCATCACTTTGCTCAGGAAGGGCCACAGCGCCATCGGCAACGCCGGCTTCCAGTTTAACGCCCAAACGCGGCGCCAAACCACGGCCCGAAAAGGTGTTTGATAGTACTACAACATCAGCGCCTTCTTTTTTTGCAGCTTCGGCTATGATAGAAGCGTAGGCCTGGTTTACAAAATTCTTCAATTTATCGCCAGATACGTTAAGCACTTTTTGGGCGCCGTATTTGCCCAACGAGGCTAACTCCGCAGCACTTACTTGGCCTATAGATATGGCTGTAAGGGTGGTGTTATTTTGATCGGCAATGGCTTTGGCATAGCTTACTGCTTCAAAAATTGATTTTTTGAATGTGCCGCCGGCATTTTCCGCATATATTAAAACTGACATATATAATGAGTTTCGTAAAAAACGATTTGAATTAAATTAAATAACGCGCGCTTCGGTATGTAAAAGATTAACCAATTTGGCCACGTCATCTGCGGCTACCAAGGTAACCTGTCCGCGCGGGGCCGGTGTTTCATAACTGATGATTTCCGAAAATGTTTTTATGTCAACAGGTTCAACCACAACTAAAGGTTTGGTACGTGCCGACATAATGCCGCGCATGTTCGGGATCCGGGGTTCGGCAACACCCTCGGCAGTACCCGCCACAAAAGGGTAGGGAATGGTCAAAATTTCTTTGCCGCCCTCTATCTCCCGCTCCACTGTCGCCTCATTATCTCCTGCATCCAGCTTTTTAATGATAGATACCGAGGGGATATCTAAAAGCTCGCCCAGCATCCCGGCAACTTTTGATCCGTTATAATCAATAGACTCGCGACCCGTCAGGATGAGGTCGAAAGCGTTAGTTTTTGCATATTGAGCAACCTGGTAAGCTACATACCACGCATCATGTGGCTTCGCGTTAATCCGTACCGCATCGGTGGCCCCAATAGCCAACGCTTTGCGAATTGTAGCCTCGGTGCTTACTTCGCCAACATTGATAACTGTTACTGTGCCTTTACCGCCGTCGGTTAATTCGATAGCCCGTGAAAGTGCTATCTCGTCGTAAGGATTTAATATAAATTGAACACCGTTGGTATTAAATTGGGTGTTGTTATCAGTAAAAGTTATTTTTGTGGTGGTATCGGGAACATTACTTATACATACCAAAATCTTCATAACAATAGGTTTTGGCAAATTTAACTAAAAAACATAGAGTTTAAAATGGAGTTGAGCAGATTAGATAAGCTATTGGAATTTATTAAAAATGAACCTAACGACGAGTTTTTAAAATATGCGCTCGCTACCGAATATCTACGTCTTAATCAGGTAGATAAGTCGCTTGAATATTATGAAGACCTGGTAAATAACCACCCCGGTTATACCGGCACCTATTACCATTTAGGTAAACTTTATGAGGCCCTGAACCGCAAAGATGACGCCGTTGCCACCTACGAAAACGGCATGAAAATCACCAAAGCCAAGCGCGATAACCACGCATTTTCGGAATTGCAGGCCGTTTACCGGCAGGCTAAAGGTATTGAGGAAGACGATGACGACTATTGATTTTGCTTATAGTTGATGGTTCATAGTTCATGGCAGCTTCATTGTATTTACAATAACTATTGTCAAATTAGCCCAGAACTTACCATGAACCATGATCTATTAACCATGAACTAAAATGACCAAACGCCATCTATTATTTCTTCGCGATGTTTTGATGTACACCTTTACGGCTTTTGGCGGGCCACAGGCTCATATAGCTGTTTTGCTGCGCGAATTTGTGCAAAAGCGCCACTATATCACCGAGGAGGAATTGATGGAACTGAACGCCTTATCGCAGGTATTGCCCGGCCCTTCATCAACTCAAACACTGGTAGGTATAGCCTGGAAAGTTGGCGGCTTACAATTAGCGCTGATAACTTTTTTTATCTGGATTTTGCCCTCGGCCGCTATAATGGGAATGGCCGCCATCAGCTATAAAATGTTTGCCAACCAGGCTAAGTTTAATCATGTGGTAAGTTATGTACAGCCGTTAGCTGTGGGCATTGTTGCTTACGCAACATTCAGTTTTGCCCACAAGTTTTTGAAAACTAAAGTGAGCACCATGCTGGCTATTGGATCATTAATAGCTACGCTGATATTACAAAATGCCTACGCTTTTCCGTTGTTGATTTTGTTAGGGGGCATCCTGTCATCAGCGATGGAAACACAGCCACAGGAAAACGAACTGAGGGTAAAACTCTACTCAAATGTAAACCCTAATAAGGTAGCTTACTTCATTGGTATCCTGTTGTTTTTTGCGGCCCTTGGCGCCGTTATCAACCAAACGTCGCCCTTCAGTTTGCCCATCCGCCTGTTCGAAAATTTTTACCGTAACGGCATCCTCACATTTGGTGGGGGGCAGGTAATGGTACCCTTGCTTTATACCGAATTTGTTGAGGTGAAGCATTACCTGAGCAGTTCGGAGTTTCTTTCGGGTTATGCCTTGCAACAGGCGTTACCGGGGCCTACGTTTTCATTTACTTCCTTTTTGGGAGGGATAACTTTAGGTAACAAAGGATATGGCGTTGGCGGGCAAATAGTTGGTAGCCTGGTTGCGGTAATAGGCGTAAACACCCCTGGGCTAATTCTGATACTCTTCATCGTCCCTTTTTGGGAAGACTTAAAAAAAATAACCCGTATCAAAAACTCGTTAAGCGGCATAAACGCAGTGGCAGTAGGCTTCATGGCAACAGCGTTTATCCTGTTGGTACGCCCTTTCGGCGGTAACTGGGTGGCTTATTTGTTAATGGCTTGTACTTTTGTGCTATTGAAATTTACCAAAATTAAAGCACCGTTGATTATTGTTTTTGGGGTGATTTTAGGATTGATAGTTTAATTGCAGCTGAAAGCTGCAACCAGTGTTCACCACGAGATGGAAGCTCGCGGCAACGATATTTGAACAACGCTAAAAAAATAAAGCCCAATTCGATAAGAACCGGGCTTTAGTTTTATGAATCAAAAAGCTCCCCCTTTAGGGGGCTGGGGGGCTAAAACGGCGGCTCATCATCAATATCATCCATCCTCGATGGGCGGATAATAAAGTTACTTTGCTTTTCAAAGTCCTGTGATGGTGCAAGGCCGCTAAATGCGTTACCGGCAATAGGGGGGAAACTGTCCATGCCTTCTTCAAGGTTAGCAAATTTTACATATTTGCCTACAAATTTAAGCCTTACGGTGCCGGTTTCGCCGTTACGGTGTTTAGCGATAATAACCTCGCCTACACCCTGGGTTGGGTTACCGTCTTCGTCTTCAGTTAAGCCATAATATTCGGGGCGATAAAGGAACAATACCATATCCGCATCCTGCTCGATAGAGCCCGACTCACGTAAATCTGATAGCATTGGCCTTTTAGCATTACCTGGCCTGGTTTCCACGGCACGGCTTAACTGCGATAACGCAATCACCGGTACGTTTAATTCTTTGGCTACTGATTTAAGGGCGCGCGAGATACTACCAATTTCCTGCTCACGGTTACCACCGCCTTTGCCGTCTGATGATTTACCATGCATCAGCTGCAGGTAATCGATGATGATTAACTGGATGTCGTGCTGCGATTTCAGACGGCGGCATTTGGCCCTGAACTCAAATATATTTAACGCGGGGGTATCATCAATAATAAAAGTAGCTTTTTCCAGGCGGCCGATTTTTGAGTGGATCTGTTGCCATTCCCATTCTTCTAACGTTCCTTTACGGATCTTTTCCTGCTCAATTTCGGCCTCTCCTGCAATCAAACGATTTACCAACTGGACTGACGACATCTCGAGCGAGAATACTACAACCGGTTTGTCAAAATCAACCGCGGCGTTACGGGCACAGCTTAACACAAAGGCTGTTTTACCCATAGCGGGGCGGGCAGCAATAATTACCAGATCGGATTTTTGCCAGCCCGAAGTCATACGGTCGAGCCCGGTAAACCCGGATGCCACACCGGTTAAGCCATCTTTCTTATCTTTTAGCGATTCGATATCACGCAGGGCCTCCTGTACCAGGTCGTCCATTTTACGGGCGTCACGGCGTAAATTGCTTTGGGCTATCTCAAAAAGATTCTTCTCTGCTTTGTCAAGTAAATCAAGCACATCGCTGGTATCTTCGTAAGCGCTGTTAATTGTTTCTGTAGAGATACGGATCAGCTCGCGCTGAATATATTTTTGAATAATAATACGCGAGTGGAACTCGATATTGGCGGCAGATGCCACACGGCTGGTTAATTCGGTAATATAATATGCCCCACCAATCATTTCCAGGTCGCCTTGTTTGCGTAACTGGGCGGTAACGGTAAGAATATCTATCGGTTGCGATTTTTCGAAAAGCTCCTTAATGGCAGCAAATATTTTCTGGTGGTTGTCGCGGTAAAAAACTTCGGATTTTAGTACGTCGATAACAGATGACAGC
The genomic region above belongs to Mucilaginibacter sp. KACC 22773 and contains:
- the chrA gene encoding chromate efflux transporter, coding for MTKRHLLFLRDVLMYTFTAFGGPQAHIAVLLREFVQKRHYITEEELMELNALSQVLPGPSSTQTLVGIAWKVGGLQLALITFFIWILPSAAIMGMAAISYKMFANQAKFNHVVSYVQPLAVGIVAYATFSFAHKFLKTKVSTMLAIGSLIATLILQNAYAFPLLILLGGILSSAMETQPQENELRVKLYSNVNPNKVAYFIGILLFFAALGAVINQTSPFSLPIRLFENFYRNGILTFGGGQVMVPLLYTEFVEVKHYLSSSEFLSGYALQQALPGPTFSFTSFLGGITLGNKGYGVGGQIVGSLVAVIGVNTPGLILILFIVPFWEDLKKITRIKNSLSGINAVAVGFMATAFILLVRPFGGNWVAYLLMACTFVLLKFTKIKAPLIIVFGVILGLIV
- a CDS encoding electron transfer flavoprotein subunit beta/FixA family protein, producing the protein MKILVCISNVPDTTTKITFTDNNTQFNTNGVQFILNPYDEIALSRAIELTDGGKGTVTVINVGEVSTEATIRKALAIGATDAVRINAKPHDAWYVAYQVAQYAKTNAFDLILTGRESIDYNGSKVAGMLGELLDIPSVSIIKKLDAGDNEATVEREIEGGKEILTIPYPFVAGTAEGVAEPRIPNMRGIMSARTKPLVVVEPVDIKTFSEIISYETPAPRGQVTLVAADDVAKLVNLLHTEARVI
- the dnaB gene encoding replicative DNA helicase; translated protein: MSFENENQYKPNTNERRSRITNPTPYTGMGKLPPQATDLEEAVLGALMLEKDALSSVIDVLKSEVFYRDNHQKIFAAIKELFEKSQPIDILTVTAQLRKQGDLEMIGGAYYITELTSRVASAANIEFHSRIIIQKYIQRELIRISTETINSAYEDTSDVLDLLDKAEKNLFEIAQSNLRRDARKMDDLVQEALRDIESLKDKKDGLTGVASGFTGLDRMTSGWQKSDLVIIAARPAMGKTAFVLSCARNAAVDFDKPVVVFSLEMSSVQLVNRLIAGEAEIEQEKIRKGTLEEWEWQQIHSKIGRLEKATFIIDDTPALNIFEFRAKCRRLKSQHDIQLIIIDYLQLMHGKSSDGKGGGNREQEIGSISRALKSVAKELNVPVIALSQLSRAVETRPGNAKRPMLSDLRESGSIEQDADMVLFLYRPEYYGLTEDEDGNPTQGVGEVIIAKHRNGETGTVRLKFVGKYVKFANLEEGMDSFPPIAGNAFSGLAPSQDFEKQSNFIIRPSRMDDIDDEPPF
- a CDS encoding electron transfer flavoprotein subunit alpha/FixB family protein codes for the protein MSVLIYAENAGGTFKKSIFEAVSYAKAIADQNNTTLTAISIGQVSAAELASLGKYGAQKVLNVSGDKLKNFVNQAYASIIAEAAKKEGADVVVLSNTFSGRGLAPRLGVKLEAGVADGAVALPEQSDGKFRVKKTAFSGKAFAIVELNSANKVIALIPNSYKVVETGGTAQVEDFAAATKESDFKAIIKEIVRATDKVSLPDAEIVVSAGRGLKGPENWGMIEELANLLGAATACSKPVSDAGWRPHSEHVGQTGIAVSPNLYIAIGISGAIQHLAGISSSKVIVVINKDPEAPFFKVADYGIVGDAFEVVPQLIAAVKEYKASA
- a CDS encoding tetratricopeptide repeat protein; its protein translation is MELSRLDKLLEFIKNEPNDEFLKYALATEYLRLNQVDKSLEYYEDLVNNHPGYTGTYYHLGKLYEALNRKDDAVATYENGMKITKAKRDNHAFSELQAVYRQAKGIEEDDDDY